A stretch of Arcobacter sp. F2176 DNA encodes these proteins:
- a CDS encoding alpha-hydroxy acid oxidase, with amino-acid sequence MNTIEAKLDYIPNEIVCVDDYESFAKSRVDTNAWAYISSASADEITYRTNKKAFDRIHLLSRTLEDVKGGNTKLNLFGQEYAHPIFLAPVAYQKLVHDDGEIATVQAASAMESCMIVSGFSSTSLKDISDYTNSPLWFQLYMQIDMNDNLFLIKKAENLGYKALVITIDAPIAGIRNKEQKAGFCLPSHIEAINLRGMKQLTLDLNSTQSSIFDGVMAHSPTWADIKFIKENTKLPVILKGITHPSYARKALELGIDGIIVSNHGGRTLDTLVPTIDILPKIVEAVGGKIPVLLDGGIRRGTDILKALAFGASAVLVGRPLMFALATSGALGVAHIIKILRDELEISMALTGCKTLEDVTKEILF; translated from the coding sequence TTGAATACTATAGAAGCAAAACTGGATTATATTCCAAATGAGATTGTTTGTGTTGATGATTATGAAAGCTTTGCAAAATCTAGGGTAGATACAAATGCTTGGGCTTATATTTCATCTGCATCAGCAGATGAAATCACTTATAGGACAAATAAGAAAGCCTTTGATAGAATACATCTTCTAAGTAGAACTTTAGAAGATGTAAAAGGTGGGAATACAAAGTTAAATCTATTTGGGCAAGAGTATGCCCATCCTATTTTTTTGGCTCCTGTTGCTTATCAAAAATTAGTCCATGATGATGGAGAAATTGCAACAGTGCAAGCTGCAAGCGCCATGGAATCTTGTATGATAGTAAGTGGTTTTTCAAGTACTTCTTTAAAAGATATATCTGATTATACTAATTCACCCTTATGGTTTCAATTATATATGCAAATTGATATGAATGACAATTTGTTTTTAATAAAAAAAGCTGAAAACTTAGGATATAAAGCACTAGTAATTACAATAGATGCTCCAATTGCAGGAATTAGAAATAAAGAACAAAAAGCAGGCTTTTGTTTACCTTCTCATATAGAAGCTATAAATTTACGAGGAATGAAACAATTAACTTTAGATTTAAACTCAACTCAAAGTAGCATTTTCGATGGGGTTATGGCACATTCTCCTACTTGGGCAGATATAAAATTTATAAAAGAAAATACGAAACTACCAGTTATTTTAAAAGGTATTACTCACCCCTCTTATGCAAGAAAAGCACTTGAACTTGGGATTGATGGTATTATTGTCTCAAATCATGGAGGAAGAACTTTAGATACCCTTGTTCCAACAATTGATATTTTACCAAAGATTGTTGAGGCAGTTGGTGGAAAAATCCCAGTTTTACTAGATGGTGGAATTAGAAGAGGAACTGATATTTTAAAAGCTCTTGCTTTTGGAGCAAGTGCTGTTTTAGTTGGCAGACCACTTATGTTTGCACTTGCTACATCAGGAGCTTTAGGTGTGGCACATATTATAAAAATATTAAGGGATGAGTTAGAAATCTCTATGGCACTTACGGGATGTAAAACCCTTGAAGATGTTACAAAAGAAATTTTATTTTGA
- a CDS encoding PepSY domain-containing protein, whose translation MHKKFLFKVHMILGLTAGVILLIMGITGAMLSYQKEILKYINKDSYIIEVPSTKRLSSKAILEKFEQKFPDAKINSFIFSSSANRSVVINIKANGEGKQARRGINYYINPYTAEILPNTKGYEFFKFIEIVHRGLIIGNIGKQITGICTFALLILMFSGIYVYWKRIKNSFFKSFIFSFKDKKRAFLSNMHFAIGMWVIPFYLFLSFTGLALSYDWVKDGLYKVSGVEKPIRQKRMPTPKNKKDEVTVSISNEKIEKIVQLFNKNVKEYENANLQIGKKSDVIKISYFAKNAIHDRARSEITLNTKTNKVIKNDKFEDKALSDRLMKSLVPLHTGEYFGLIVQGILGLSSLMMVLFTITGFMMYFKRKKKKATKKYNLTKNTY comes from the coding sequence ATGCATAAAAAGTTTTTATTTAAAGTGCATATGATTTTAGGGTTAACAGCTGGAGTTATTTTACTAATTATGGGAATAACTGGTGCAATGTTATCTTATCAAAAAGAGATATTAAAATATATAAATAAAGATAGTTATATAATAGAAGTTCCAAGTACAAAAAGACTATCTTCAAAAGCGATATTAGAAAAATTTGAACAAAAATTTCCTGATGCTAAAATAAATTCATTTATTTTTTCTAGTAGTGCAAATAGATCTGTAGTTATTAATATAAAAGCTAATGGTGAGGGCAAACAAGCAAGAAGAGGAATAAATTATTATATTAATCCCTATACGGCTGAAATATTACCAAATACAAAGGGTTATGAATTCTTTAAATTTATTGAAATAGTTCATAGAGGACTAATCATTGGGAATATTGGAAAACAGATAACTGGAATCTGTACCTTTGCCCTTTTAATACTTATGTTTAGTGGAATATATGTTTATTGGAAAAGAATAAAAAACTCATTTTTCAAAAGTTTTATTTTTAGTTTTAAGGATAAAAAAAGAGCATTTTTGTCTAATATGCACTTTGCAATTGGAATGTGGGTCATACCTTTTTATTTGTTTTTGTCTTTTACTGGACTTGCCTTGTCTTATGATTGGGTGAAAGATGGATTATATAAAGTATCAGGGGTTGAAAAACCTATACGACAAAAAAGAATGCCAACACCAAAAAATAAAAAAGATGAAGTTACAGTTTCTATATCAAATGAGAAGATAGAAAAAATAGTTCAATTATTTAATAAAAATGTCAAAGAGTATGAAAATGCTAATTTACAAATTGGTAAAAAAAGTGATGTAATAAAAATAAGTTATTTTGCAAAAAATGCCATACATGATAGAGCAAGAAGTGAAATAACACTAAATACAAAAACAAATAAAGTAATAAAAAATGATAAATTTGAAGATAAAGCATTAAGTGATAGATTGATGAAAAGTCTTGTTCCTCTTCATACAGGAGAATACTTTGGTCTTATAGTTCAAGGAATATTAGGACTATCATCTTTAATGATGGTACTATTTACAATAACTGGTTTTATGATGTACTTTAAAAGAAAAAAGAAAAAAGCTACAAAAAAATATAATCTAACAAAAAACACCTACTAA